In Eupeodes corollae chromosome 3, idEupCoro1.1, whole genome shotgun sequence, a single genomic region encodes these proteins:
- the LOC129950425 gene encoding uncharacterized protein LOC129950425 has product MNKIIAKRGRAKGCITNASSYIDTIDTTTTLSTLEFRLNKLEESWQEFVSLQNDLLDHIDTEGYVDRESEYAEYEDKYFRTHVALANAIFELKKEHTDNKLTPSQSTAQENNRGAPINAASISTQYTPQDVPEEHTDFPIRRALNPIQLPKITIEPFSGDYKDWPTFRDMFLGTVDSNITLSPVQKLHFLKSFLRGRAADLISHVKCSEANYVETWDRLERRYDQRHLIIKSFIDSFISLPNCSNGNIESLNKIADGAEEVVRGLNALDCNNRDPWLIYMLHEKLDFETKKAWAAETGSRDDKTINEFLEFLQFRCRCLETCQPTTRPSQTRSVKSSKAVLSHVVENRSVCLKCKKDHLLSQCPEFKALTVAARREFTKNSSLCFNCLRQGHSSRRCRSNSRCSLCNARHHNLVHSSENTPSRPSDQSVPNSTESNQNSEQTVIANHSIESSHRTTTILPTAVAWVKDKSGNYHSVRMLLDSGSQASFVTEGAVHRLGLPRKRSCVPIIGIGSASAGQTNGLVSLNLLSHYSAECINVDCFVLPKLTSNLPVVSMNHIPQNFVGIELADPTYYKPGPIDILIGADKFFDVIKGGSKHISNLNLVSIPTIFGCVIAGGILKLSDDSVQFSSLCTRIDHEKVFDLERFWKVEEISVETPLSVEEQLAEDLFVKNTTRRLDGRYEVFLPFKPSMALEFGNSLGTAISRFYSVEKRFQNNDDLKSQYCGFINEYLALGHMEEIPSNELKTDQNAYYLPHHAIFKDDSTTTKIRIVFDASARSNNSISLNDSLLVGPTIQRDLFSICLRYRLHLYVISGDIEKMYRQIWITKDHTDFQRIVWRNSPTEPLKHYRLLTVTYGTASAPFSAVRVLKQLALDSAITYPVASKTLQNDFYVDDVVTGADNIDDIFALQSELVALLGSAGFNLRKWTTNCQPLLLRLPEDQRELSPVDFENSTSVKILGLQWCPSRDCFSYKVKLSDSTACTKRRILSDASRLFDPLGFLAPVIVGVKIIFQELWRRKLAWDDEVPQDLALQWTTIRDELPTLESLSIPRLMVKNKLNWELHGFCDASLDAYAASVYCRSISSDGMISVELVAAKSKVAPIKVLSLPRLELCGAVLLTRLINKIKLSLQEPNIKTFAWTDSSIVLHWLSAPPKKWSVFIANRTSEVLSSIHFKQWNHVRTTSNPADLATRGISPSSLASANLWWNGPVWLSKEVDQWPVSNLKENINKEHLEERKVSLTQTMLQGFWSRWHREYLTSLQQRPKWQTSKPNLRVDDVVLLKEPNLPPSKWVIGRIIKTHPGDDERIRVVTVKTKFGEYTSDQSLRCHHCLFLKDPNLSGGAVCFGTKIARPTAANNNNYV; this is encoded by the exons atgaacaaaattatcgCTAAACGTGGTAGGGCTAAAGGGTGCATTACGAATGCATCATCGTATATAGACACTATCGATACTACAACGACCCTTTCCACGTTAGAATTTCGCCTGAATAAACTCGAAGAATCGTGGCAAGAATTTGTTAGCTTACAAAATGATTTGTTAGACCATATAGACACGGAAGGGTACGTAGATCGCGAATCAGAGTATGCTGAGTATGAGGACAAATATTTTCGTACACATGTGGCTCTTGCAAATGCTATTTTTGAACTTAAGAAAGAGCATACCGATAACAAGTTGACCCCCTCACAAAGTACAGCTCAAGAAAACAATCGCGGGGCTCCTATAAACGCGGCTTCTATATCTACTCAATACACACCACAGGATGTCCCTGAGGAACATACAGATTTTCCAATTCGACGTGCATTGAATCCGATTCAGCTACCTAAAATCACAATTGAACCGTTTTCTGGTGATTATAAAGACTGGCCAACTTTCCGCGACATGTTCTTAGGAACCGTTGACTCAAATATTACTTTATCACCGGTTCAAAAGCTACATTTTCTGAAATCATTCCTTCGTGGACGCGCCGCGGATTTAATCAGTCATGTTAAATGTTCTGAAGCAAATTACGTTGAGACATGGGATAGGTTGGAAAGACGTTATGACCAAAGACATTTAATCATTAAATCtttcattgattcatttatCTCACTTCCGAACTGTTCTAACGGAAATATCGAATCGCTTAATAAAATCGCGGACGGAGCGGAAGAAGTTGTAAGAGGTCTTAACGCGCTTGATTGTAACAATAGGGACCCTTGGCTCATTTATATGTTGCATGAAAAGTTGGACTTTGAAACCAAAAAGGCATGGGCTGCAGAAACAGGTTCAAGGGATGATAAAACGATAAATGAGTTTTTGGAGTTTCTGCAATTTCGATGTCGATGTTTAGAAACTTGCCAACCAACTACACGTCCCAGCCAAACTCGTAGTGTAAAGTCATCTAAGGCAGTTTTATCACATGTCGTTGAAAATCGTTCAGTATGTCTTAAGTGTAAAAAGGATCATTTACTTTCACAATGCCCAGAATTTAAAGCTTTGACAGTAGCTGCACGTCGTGAATTTactaaaaattcttctttatgttttaattgtttgagaCAAGGGCATTCGTCTAGGAGATGTCGTTCTAACTCCCGTTGTAGTTTGTGCAATGCTAGGCATCATAATTTAGTACATTCTTCCGAAAATACACCTTCGAGGCCTTCAGATCAATCTGTTCCGAATTCTACTGAATCGAATCAGAATTCTGAACAAACTGTTATTGCAAATCATTCTATTGAGTCTTCACATCGTACCACAACTATTTTACCTACAGCTGTTGCTTGGGTTAAGGACAAATCTGGGAATTATCACAGTGTTCGTATGCTTCTCGATTCGGGATCGCAAGCATCATTTGTAACCGAAGGAGCAGTTCATCGGTTAGGGCTTCCTCGTAAAAGGTCTTGCGTTCCAATAATTGGAATAGGTTCTGCCTCTGCAGGCCAGACAAACGGACTAGTATCTCTTAATTTGCTCTCGCATTATAGTGCTGAATGTATCAACGTTGATTGTTTTGTGTTGCcaaaattgacttcaaacttaccTGTCGTTTCAATGAATCATATTCCTCAAAATTTCGTAGGCATTGAGCTGGCTGATCCAACCTACTATAAACCAGGCCCTATCGACATTTTAATAGGTGCTGATAAATTTTTTGATGTGATTAAGGGAGGATCAAAGCATATTTCGAATTTGAACTTGGTGTCGATTCCAACCATTTTTGGTTGTGTCATAGCTGGAGGAATACTGAAATTATCTGATGATAGCGTACAATTTAGTTCGCTTTGCACCAGAATAGACCATGAAAAGGTATTTGACCTGGAACGTTTTTGGAAAGTTGAGGAAATCTCAGTTGAAACTCCTTTGTCTGTGGAAGAACAATTGGCTGAAGATTTGTTCGTTAAGAATACAACTCGTCGTTTGGACGGTAGATACGAAGTTTTTCTACCCTTTAAGCCTTCGATGGCTCTCGAGTTTGGTAATTCACTTGGAACTGCAATAAGTCGATTTTATTCGGTTGAGAAAAGGTTCCAAAATAATGATGATTTAAAATCACAGTACTGTGGTTTTATAAATGAGTACTTAGCTCTAGGCCATATGGAAGAAATTCCATCTAACGAACTGAAAACAGATCAAAATGCGTATTATCTTCCACATCATGCTATTTTCAAAGATGATAGCACAACAACGAAAATTAGAATCGTCTTCGATGCATCCGCTAGATCAAATAATTCTATTTCATTAAATGATTCTCTTCTCGTTGGACCCACCATACAGCGTGACCTATTTTCGATTTGTCTTCGCTATCGGCTGCATCTATACGTTATATCCGGAGATATAGAGAAAATGTATAGGCAGATTTGGATTACAAAAGACCACACAGATTTTCAACGGATTGTTTGGCGGAATAGTCCCACGGAACCGTTGAAACATTATCGCTTACTCACTGTAACCTACGGTACAGCCTCAGCTCCATTTTCCGCTGTTCGTGTTTTGAAGCAACTCGCCCTGGATTCCGCTATAACTTATCCTGTTGCATCGAAAACCttgcaaaatgatttttatgttGACGACGTTGTAACAGGAGCTGATAATATCGATGATATATTTGCTCTGCAATCTGAGTTGGTAGCATTATTGGGCTCAGCAGGATTTAACCTTCGCAAATGGACAACCAATTGTCAACCTCTTCTGTTAAGGTTACCGGAAGATCAACGCGAGCTCTCTCCAGTGGATTTTGAGAACTCGACCTCGGTGAAAATTCTTGGTTTGCAGTGGTGCCCATCAAGAGATTGCTTCTCTTATAAAGTGAAGCTGAGTGATAGTACTGCCTGTACGAAACGTCGTATACTTTCGGACGCATCGCGTTTGTTTGATCCACTCGGTTTTTTAGCGCCTGTTATCGTTGGAGTTAAGATTATTTTCCAAGAGTTGTGGAGAAGAAAATTGGCATGGGATGACGAGGTACCCCAGGACTTGGCGCTTCAATGGACTACCATACGAGATGAACTTCCCACTCTTGAATCATTGTCTATTCCAAGGTTaatggtaaaaaataaattgaattgggAGCTGCACGGCTTTTGCGATGCGTCATTGGATGCATACGCTGCGAGTGTTTACTGTCGAAGTATTTCGTCAGATGGTATGATTTCTGTAGAACTTGTAGCTGCCAAATCAAAGGTTGCTCCAATCAAGGTTTTATCTTTACCTCGGCTCGAGTTATGTGGGGCTGTATTACTGACTCgtcttataaacaaaataaagttatcTTTGCAGGAACCTAATATTAAGACATTCGCGTGGACAGACTCTTCGATTGTGCTTCATTGGCTATCAGCACCTCCCAAGAAGTGGTCAGTGTTCATTGCCAACCGAACGTCAGAGGTGTTAAGCTCCATACACTTCAAACAATGGAACCATGTACGCACCACTTCAAATCCTGCAGACTTGGCAACCCGAGGAATATCCCCATCATCTCTGGCTTCAGCCAACCTATGGTGGAATGGACCTGTCTGGCTGAGTAAGGAAGTAGATCAGTGGCCCGTATCAAACTTgaaggaaaatataaataaggaaCACCTAGAAGAAAGAAAAGTATCTCTGACACAG ACAATGCTACAAGGTTTTTGGAGTCGCTGGCATCGGGAATATTTAACTTCACTGCAGCAGCGACCAAAATGGCAAACATCAAAGCCTAATCTCCGAGTTGATGACGTTGTACTATTGAAGGAACCAAATTTACCACCATCCAAATGGGTCATCGggagaataataaaaacacaccCTGGAGACGACGAAAGGATCAGAGTTGTGACCGTGAAAACCAAATTTGGAGAATATACCTCAGACCAGTCGTTAAGGTGTCACCACTGCCTTTTTCTGAAAGACCCTAATCTTTCAGGGGGGGCTGTATGTTTTGGAACCAAAATTGCAAGACCAACTGcagcaaacaacaacaactatgtataa